A genomic region of Zalophus californianus isolate mZalCal1 chromosome 1, mZalCal1.pri.v2, whole genome shotgun sequence contains the following coding sequences:
- the LZTFL1 gene encoding leucine zipper transcription factor-like protein 1 isoform X2, which produces MAELGLNEHHQNEVINYMRFARSKRGLRLKTVDSCFQDLKESRLVEETFTVDEVSEVLSGLQAVVYSEVESELINTAHTNVLLLRQLFSQAEKWYLKLQTDISELENRELLEQVAEFEKAEFTSSNKKPIIDTMKPKLAPLNEGGTTELLNKEISRLQEENEKLKSRLKTIEMQATQALDEKSKLERALQDLQLNQGNQKDFIKAQDLNQDLENTVAALKSEFQKTLNDKTENQKSLEENLATAKHDLLRVQEQLSMAEKELEKKFQQTAAYRNMKEILTRKNDQIKDLRRRLAKYEPED; this is translated from the exons ATG GCAGAGTTGGGCCTAAATGAGCACCATCAAAATGAAGTTATCAATTACATGCGTTTTGCTCGTTCAAAAAGAGGCCTGAGACTTAAAACTGTAGATTCCTGCTTCCAAGACCTCAAGGAGAGCAG GCTGGTGGAGGAGACCTTTACCGTAGACGAGGTGTCCGAGGTCCTGAGCGGGCTGCAGGCTGTGGTCTACAGCGAGGTAGAGTCTGAGCTCATCAACACAGCACACACCAACGTGTTGCTTCTGCGGCAGCTTTTCTCACAGGCTGAGAAGTGGTACCTCAAGCTACAGACCGATATCTCTGAACTTGAAAACAG AGAATTATTAGAACAAGTTGCAGAATTTGAAAAAGCAGAATTTACATCTTCAAATAAGAAG CCCATCATAGATACCATGAAGCCAAAACTTGCTCCACTTAACGAAGGTGGAACCACGGAACTCCTGAACAAG GAAATTTCCAGACTTCAAGAAGAGAACGAGAAATTGAAGTCAAGGCTGAAGACCATTGAAATGCAG GCAACCCAGGCATTAGATGAGAAGTCAAAGCTAGAAAGAGCACTGCAGGATTTACAGCTCAACCAAGGAAATCAAAAG GATTTTATAAAAGCCCAAGACTTGAATCAAGACTTGGAAAACACGGTTGCTGCTTTGAAGAGTGAGTTTCAGAAGACACttaatgacaagacagaaaaccaGAAGTCCCTGGAAGAGAATCTGGCGACAGCCAAGCATGACCTACTCAGGGTTCAGGAGCAGCTGAGCATGGCTGAAAAG GAATTAGAGAAGAAATTCCAACAAACAGCAGCTTATCGAAACATGAAAGAGATTCTCACCAGGAAGAATGACCAAATCAAAGACCTGAGGAGAAGACTGGCCAA GTACGAACCTGAAGACTAA
- the LZTFL1 gene encoding leucine zipper transcription factor-like protein 1 isoform X1, which yields MAELGLNEHHQNEVINYMRFARSKRGLRLKTVDSCFQDLKESRLGLWLFFRLVEETFTVDEVSEVLSGLQAVVYSEVESELINTAHTNVLLLRQLFSQAEKWYLKLQTDISELENRELLEQVAEFEKAEFTSSNKKPIIDTMKPKLAPLNEGGTTELLNKEISRLQEENEKLKSRLKTIEMQATQALDEKSKLERALQDLQLNQGNQKDFIKAQDLNQDLENTVAALKSEFQKTLNDKTENQKSLEENLATAKHDLLRVQEQLSMAEKELEKKFQQTAAYRNMKEILTRKNDQIKDLRRRLAKYEPED from the exons ATG GCAGAGTTGGGCCTAAATGAGCACCATCAAAATGAAGTTATCAATTACATGCGTTTTGCTCGTTCAAAAAGAGGCCTGAGACTTAAAACTGTAGATTCCTGCTTCCAAGACCTCAAGGAGAGCAG GCTGGGCCTGTGGTTGTTTTTCAGGCTGGTGGAGGAGACCTTTACCGTAGACGAGGTGTCCGAGGTCCTGAGCGGGCTGCAGGCTGTGGTCTACAGCGAGGTAGAGTCTGAGCTCATCAACACAGCACACACCAACGTGTTGCTTCTGCGGCAGCTTTTCTCACAGGCTGAGAAGTGGTACCTCAAGCTACAGACCGATATCTCTGAACTTGAAAACAG AGAATTATTAGAACAAGTTGCAGAATTTGAAAAAGCAGAATTTACATCTTCAAATAAGAAG CCCATCATAGATACCATGAAGCCAAAACTTGCTCCACTTAACGAAGGTGGAACCACGGAACTCCTGAACAAG GAAATTTCCAGACTTCAAGAAGAGAACGAGAAATTGAAGTCAAGGCTGAAGACCATTGAAATGCAG GCAACCCAGGCATTAGATGAGAAGTCAAAGCTAGAAAGAGCACTGCAGGATTTACAGCTCAACCAAGGAAATCAAAAG GATTTTATAAAAGCCCAAGACTTGAATCAAGACTTGGAAAACACGGTTGCTGCTTTGAAGAGTGAGTTTCAGAAGACACttaatgacaagacagaaaaccaGAAGTCCCTGGAAGAGAATCTGGCGACAGCCAAGCATGACCTACTCAGGGTTCAGGAGCAGCTGAGCATGGCTGAAAAG GAATTAGAGAAGAAATTCCAACAAACAGCAGCTTATCGAAACATGAAAGAGATTCTCACCAGGAAGAATGACCAAATCAAAGACCTGAGGAGAAGACTGGCCAA GTACGAACCTGAAGACTAA